The genomic DNA CATCTGCCATCCGCAGATGTTTTCCACCCTGGCGGCGCCGCTGGAGGCCGACGAGGCTGATTTTGTTTATGCGGATATGTTCGTGATCGACGACGCCCATCGAATCCTGCGCGAATTCAAATTGCCGGATTACGACTTCAAACGCAGCTTCGCGGATTGGTACCTTTGCGGCGTGGCCACCCTCTACAAACGCTCGCTGCATGAACGGTTCGGGTTTTACGACGAAAAAGCCAAAGCCGACGACCACGAATGCTATCTCCGCTTCGCCATGAACGGCGCGCGGTTCATGCACATCCCCAAGACCCTGTACAGCGTGCGTTCCCACCATGATCGAGAGGTTGGTCTGCATGCCCCCTCCGCCTTCAACAGCTTGCTGGCCTGCTCGGTCGAGCTGACCCTGAAAGCTCGCGCCTGGCTTAAGCGGCAAGCTCCTGTTCGCTGATCCGGCCATTGGTCGCCGTTTCCCCTCCCGGGGCAAAAAAATCAATAGGTGAGTGAACATTGGATCGTTTTTTGCAATTTTGTCTCCGCAGTACAATTTTCCGTCGCCGAGGCCGGAACGGGCAATAGAACGGGAAGTCTGCCGGGACGGGCATGCAACGCTGCTTTTCTCGCCTCCGGCCCGTACGGTACCCCCCCTTTCCAATCACCTGGGGCCCGGCTTTTGCGAAAAGCATTAAGTCAGTGGGTGAATGGTCGATAAGGAGTAGGTCGGGAGCGAGAGGTGAGATGCTGTTTTGTGGCGTAAGGGTTTTTATGACATAACATTTTGATATATTATGATAAAAATGTGACAACAACGAGTTGAACGATGGGAAAAACAAATGTTGGCGTTATTGGCGCGGGGTACTGGGGCAAAAATCTTATTCGCAACCTGAATGATTTGGGGGTGCTCAAGTGCATCTGCGACACCAATGCGGCCGCCCTTGACACCTTCCGGTCCGAGTACCCCGGCGTTTCCTGCCACTCGGAGTTTTCCGACCTGCTCAATTGCAAGGATGTCGAGGCCATAGTCATCGCCACGCCTGCGGTCGCCCACTTCGGCCAGGCGCGTCAGGCCCTGCTCGCGGGCAAGCATGTTTTCGTTGAAAAACCCATCGTCCTCGACGAAGGCGAGGCCGAGACGCTCATTGAGCTCGCCGACTCCCGTGGGCTTGTGCTCATGGTGGGGCATCTGCTCCAGTATCATCCCGCCTTTCTGGAACTGAAGCGGCTTGTTGGCGAAGGGGAGTTGGGCAAGATCAACTATATCTGTTCCCACCGCCTGAACCTGGGCAAAATACGAAGGGAAGAGAACATCCTGTGGTCGTTCGCCCCCCACGACATTTCCATGATCCTTTCTCTGGCCGACTCCAGGCTGGAGTCCGTCATCGCAACGGGAGCCAACTACCTTCACCAGCAGATTGCCGATGTGACGACGACCCACCTGGAATTCACCTCCGGGATGAGGGCACACATATTCGTTTCCTGGCTGCATCCGTTCAAGGAGCAGAAGCTCGTCGTCGTCGGGGAAAAGAAGATGGCCGTTTTCGACGACACTTTGCCCTGGGACGAGAAGTTGCTGCTGTATCCTCACGAGATACGGTGGGAAAATGGCATTCCCGTACCCTCCAAGGCGGAAGGCTATCGACTGGAGCTGGGCCACGCTGAACCCCTCAAGCTCGAATGCCAGCATTTTCTTGATTGCATAGCCGAAGGGAATCGGCCGAGGACCGACGGCAAGGAAGGACTCGCCGTCCTCAAGGTGCTCAATGCGAGCCAACAGTCATTGAATGGCGACGGGAAGCGGGTTTTCCTGTTGGACAAGGCCAAGACAGCGGCAAAGCCGCCCTATTTTGCGCATGAGACCGCCGTGATCGACAAGGGTGCGACGATCGGCCAGGGCACCAAAATTTGGCATTTCACCCACATCATGAATGGGGTGACCATCGGCGAGAATGTCAACATGGGACAAAATGTGTTTGTGGGTGCAGGCGTGTCCATCGGGAACGGCTGCAAAATCCAGAACAACGTTTCCGTCTATCCGGGCGTGACGCTTGAGGAAAACGTCTTCTGCGGCCCGTCCATGGTGTTCACCAACGTGTTCAATCCCCGGGCCAACATCCGGCGCATGGACGAGATGCGGGAAACCCATGTCGGTAGAGGGGCCACCCTGGGGGCCAATTGCACCATCGTCTGCGGGAACAACGTTGGCTCGTTTGCCTTTGTCGGGGCTGGTGCCGTGGTGACTTCGGATGTGCCGGACCATGCCCTGGTGATGGGGGCTCCGGCCCGCATTTACGGGTGGATGTGCGAGTGCGGCAACAAGCTGGACG from Pseudodesulfovibrio thermohalotolerans includes the following:
- a CDS encoding glycosyltransferase family 2 protein — encoded protein: MEKISVIVPSYNHAQYIEACLDSILFQDYGDIELIIVDDCSTDDSRRVITNYLDGLVCETASHAARYNERTRTVERDSYARYPQEGRTVKAIFNEKNMGSTWTYNRGFREATGKFCTFVVSDDICHPQMFSTLAAPLEADEADFVYADMFVIDDAHRILREFKLPDYDFKRSFADWYLCGVATLYKRSLHERFGFYDEKAKADDHECYLRFAMNGARFMHIPKTLYSVRSHHDREVGLHAPSAFNSLLACSVELTLKARAWLKRQAPVR
- a CDS encoding Gfo/Idh/MocA family oxidoreductase translates to MGKTNVGVIGAGYWGKNLIRNLNDLGVLKCICDTNAAALDTFRSEYPGVSCHSEFSDLLNCKDVEAIVIATPAVAHFGQARQALLAGKHVFVEKPIVLDEGEAETLIELADSRGLVLMVGHLLQYHPAFLELKRLVGEGELGKINYICSHRLNLGKIRREENILWSFAPHDISMILSLADSRLESVIATGANYLHQQIADVTTTHLEFTSGMRAHIFVSWLHPFKEQKLVVVGEKKMAVFDDTLPWDEKLLLYPHEIRWENGIPVPSKAEGYRLELGHAEPLKLECQHFLDCIAEGNRPRTDGKEGLAVLKVLNASQQSLNGDGKRVFLLDKAKTAAKPPYFAHETAVIDKGATIGQGTKIWHFTHIMNGVTIGENVNMGQNVFVGAGVSIGNGCKIQNNVSVYPGVTLEENVFCGPSMVFTNVFNPRANIRRMDEMRETHVGRGATLGANCTIVCGNNVGSFAFVGAGAVVTSDVPDHALVMGAPARIYGWMCECGNKLDDDGQCPACRKQYDHLPPQGSEASSGLSTAAGAGDVQ